The following is a genomic window from Deltaproteobacteria bacterium.
CGAAGGCAATCCCCGCGGCGCCGAAAATTTTTTGCGTTATCTTGCGGTCAGCCGCGTGGCAATTCCGGTTGGCGAAATAGGCGGTGGCTCCCATGCCGACTGTCGCCGGCGTGTTGGGCATCGATCGGATTATTTTGCATTGTCTCCCGAGGCCCTTTTCAAAAAAACGGATATCCAGCCCGGCGGCAATCGAAAGGATCAGGTGACGTCGCGACAATTTGGGTCTTATCTGGCCCAATAGTTCCTTCATCTGCTGAGGTTTGACTGAGAGAAGGATCATATCGGCGCGGCGGATCGCCTCAACAGCCGACGAGGAGGTTTGAATCCGGTATTTTCGTCGGATTAATTGAAGGCGTTTGGTGTTGACATCGAAGCCGATAATCCGGCCGGGACGGAGGAGTTTTTTGGCCAACACTCCCGCGATAAGCGCCTCCGCCATGTTTCCGGTGCCTAATATTGCCAATTTCATTTCTCTCGTTCTCCAAAAATAGCCGTTCCCACACGGATATAAGTTGCCCCTTCCTCAATGGCAACTTCAAAATCGTGGCTCATTCCCATGGAGAGTTCGGTGAGTTCGCTTTTATAGACCTTTTTTGCGTTGATTTCATCCCGGAGCTTCCTTAGTTCGATAAAAAAGGGGCGTGATTTTTCGGGATCGTCAAAGAGGGGAGGGAGGGCCATCAGTCCGGTGACCAGGAGATGATCGAGGCCAGACAGGTCTTTCAAAAGCGGCGCCGCCTCGTCCGGGGCGACGCCCGTTTTGGACTCCTCGCCCCCAATGTTTATCTCCAAAAGACATTTTTGGACCAGATTTTTTTCCGCCGCCCGCTTTTCAATTTCATGCGCCAGCGGAAACGAGTCGAGTGAATGAATGAGGATTGCCTTTCCGACTATCTCTTTTACCTTGCGCCGCTGGATGTGTCCCACGAAGTGCCATGGAATCTGCAAAGGGAGAAGCGCCCGGTATTTTTCCAAAAATTCCTGGACATAATTCTCGCCGAAGGTTTTTTGCCCGGCCTGATGTGCCTCACCGATCATTTCCGCCGGTTTGGCCTTGGAGACGGCGACCAAACGAATTTTATTCGGGTCCCGCCTGGAGCGTTTTGCCGCCGTAACGGCCTGTTTGAGCACATCGGTGATATTTTTCCGGATATCGCTCATGAACTCAGATCAGAATTGCCTTGCCGAAACCAGGGTGCTACAAGATTCGTATGGCTACCGGCAGGGCCGACAAGGCATATGCACTTGGTACTGTTGAGGCGTCAGAACGCCTCATTCATGAACTCTATATTGACCTTAAACAAAAGGTCAACAAGTGGGCGTCTCTCACCCGGCAAACTGCCCAAGCTCGTATGGGTTACGTCGGACAACACCTTGTCAGCGTCGCCACTGGATTCCCCGGCGGACGTTCGGGGGCGCGGGGAAAAGACCTGGTTTTGCCAAACAGCCGGTATGCTGAAATCAAAACATGTTACCGTGTTGACCAGCTCGGGAAATGTGGCGATTGCGGAGGTGCGGTTTCCAGCCTTGAGACAGCATGTCCGGAATGTTCCTCTGGAAACATTGAGCGGAAGGACGATTCCAAGTGGCTGATTGGCATCAGGCACGATGATGAGTTTGCGCACATTCTCGACCCCGCTTCATACTACCTCGTCCTCTTTGACTTCACGGACTTGGCGAAACCCACAACAATACGCGCCTCGATCTGGAGAGTTGATTCCCTGAATCCTGGCTTCGCCTACTGTCTTGTTGACTACTACTTCAATATTCGCAAGGCTTCCAAGTCGAAAGCCCCATTCAACCTTTGGCCTTTTCAACTGAAGTTCGACTTGATGAAGCCGCTTCTGATCTATCGTTCTTTGATCAGCGCGGACAACACCATCACCACCGAGGTTTTCCCAAGCCGCGACAAGGCCGTGAGCCATCCCCTGAAACCATTGCCCGAGTATTCCCAATCACAGAACCTGACCGCTGATAAGTGCAAGGCGGTGGCTCGACTGCTCAAGGCGAAAATCTCTAACGCCGGGAGCAAACGCGAGATTCTAGCCGAATTGCAGACGCACATTACACACAGGTGCCTGCCCCAAGCACGAGTTGCGGACGCACTCGCGTAT
Proteins encoded in this region:
- a CDS encoding pyrroline-5-carboxylate reductase, whose protein sequence is MKLAILGTGNMAEALIAGVLAKKLLRPGRIIGFDVNTKRLQLIRRKYRIQTSSSAVEAIRRADMILLSVKPQQMKELLGQIRPKLSRRHLILSIAAGLDIRFFEKGLGRQCKIIRSMPNTPATVGMGATAYFANRNCHAADRKITQKIFGAAGIAFEVKSEKALDAVTGLSGSGPAFVCRFADALIQGGKKAGLSEDLARALTVQTLAGSAALLKQSGENPASLIQKVASKGGTTEAGLKVLKRKKFGSIVQQCVVAATRRARKLRNF
- a CDS encoding YggS family pyridoxal phosphate-dependent enzyme, which translates into the protein MSDIRKNITDVLKQAVTAAKRSRRDPNKIRLVAVSKAKPAEMIGEAHQAGQKTFGENYVQEFLEKYRALLPLQIPWHFVGHIQRRKVKEIVGKAILIHSLDSFPLAHEIEKRAAEKNLVQKCLLEINIGGEESKTGVAPDEAAPLLKDLSGLDHLLVTGLMALPPLFDDPEKSRPFFIELRKLRDEINAKKVYKSELTELSMGMSHDFEVAIEEGATYIRVGTAIFGEREK
- a CDS encoding MamI family restriction endonuclease, which gives rise to MATGRADKAYALGTVEASERLIHELYIDLKQKVNKWASLTRQTAQARMGYVGQHLVSVATGFPGGRSGARGKDLVLPNSRYAEIKTCYRVDQLGKCGDCGGAVSSLETACPECSSGNIERKDDSKWLIGIRHDDEFAHILDPASYYLVLFDFTDLAKPTTIRASIWRVDSLNPGFAYCLVDYYFNIRKASKSKAPFNLWPFQLKFDLMKPLLIYRSLISADNTITTEVFPSRDKAVSHPLKPLPEYSQSQNLTADKCKAVARLLKAKISNAGSKREILAELQTHITHRCLPQARVADALAYALYWPHIKEHTSALPQPLRQNIENARRSIVV